In a genomic window of Styela clava chromosome 11, kaStyClav1.hap1.2, whole genome shotgun sequence:
- the LOC120347658 gene encoding uncharacterized protein LOC120347658: protein MIGITSRLIQAQQASSPPKHVDNEAEKAGREAEEELENLLLSSAGLKNSDVFRRLRIPDNFQTHRHEIDIVILTGEGIYCIEVKNYGGELVLCKDESYWEKRKNSGKFTTSVSQVPNPVLSIRNKSQILRNHLMRAGICLHERSFFPRVVLMNKNCKIDDLIENDYYVVTHKNLQKFLASFKQPISTMITDPLIPYFFSGKLSYSQIDQTRNALCQIGTWDIMELHGGRQLVGDYKGCTELSFDRSEVEKMVLVHQRNTVLSSMWAVLGYTPTVSATLFKRNGAGWFGHSIVGNVVLPYNKDIGFQIAGESHVSKIPANDIHCIKLSK from the coding sequence ATGATTGGAATAACCAGCAGACTCATACAAGCCCAACAGGCAAGCAGTCCTCCTAAACATGTTGACAATGAAGCGGAAAAGGCGGGAAGAGAAGCAGAAGAAGAATTAGAAAATCTACTTCTATCATCAGCAGGATTGAAAAATTCAGATGTTTTTCGTCGTTTACGCATTCCAGATAATTTTCAAACTCATCGTCATGAAATAGATATTGTGATCTTAACAGGGGAAGGAATATATTGCATCGAGGTGAAAAACTATGGCGGAGAACTAGTTCTCTGTAAAGATGAATCTTACTGGGAAAAGCGGAAAAATTCTGGTAAATTTACGACCTCTGTTTCTCAGGTTCCTAACCCTGTTTTGTCTATCAGAAACAAATCTCAAATTTTACGAAATCATTTAATGAGAGCGGGAATATGTTTACATGAAAGATCTTTCTTCCCAAGAGTTGTATTGATGaataaaaactgtaaaatagATGACTTAATAGAGAATGATTATTATGTTGTCACacataaaaatttacaaaaattccTTGCCTCTTTCAAACAACCAATATCGACTATGATCACAGATCCTTTGATTCCATATTTCTTTTCTGGGAAATTATCCTATTCTCAAATTGACCAAACACGAAATGCACTTTGTCAAATCGGAACGTGGGATATTATGGAACTTCATGGTGGTCGTCAGCTTGTAGGAGACTACAAAGGCTGTACTGAGCTTAGTTTCGACAGATCTGAAGTTGAAAAAATGGTTTTAGTTCACCAACGGAACACAGTTTTATCTTCCATGTGGGCTGTGCTTGGTTACACACCAACAGTCTCAGCGACTTTATTCAAAAGGAATGGGGCGGGTTGGTTCGGTCACTCAATTGTTGGAAATGTGGTACTTCCGTACAATAAAGACATCGGATTTCAGATCGCTGGTGAATCACACGTATCCAAAATCCCAGCAAATGATATTCATTGTATAAAATTGAGTAAATAA